The genomic interval TAAGTCGCTACGCTGCCGACACTTTTCTTGATCAATCCCATTTTACTCATGCTATTAAAGCGTTCCATGCCCACTTTATGCGCTTTCTTTTCGAGCGAGACAAAGACTTGTTCGACAATAACGAGCGTTCCTTCGAGCAGTAATCCGAAATCTAAAGCTCCCATCGAAATTAAATTCGCCGGCAATCCCTGAATTCTCAACATTACAATAGCAAACAAAAACGAAAGCGGAATTACAGAAGCCACAATCAAGGATGTTCTCCAGTTGTAAAGGAAAATAAATACAATTAACGATACCAGTAAAATACCTTCAACAAGGTTTTTGGTAACGGTTTTTACGGTTGTATTCACCAATTCGGTACGATCGATAAACGGAACAATTTTGACATTATCGGGTAAAACTCTTTCATTAAGTTCGGTTAAACGTTCTTTAAGTTTTTTGATTACTTCACCCGGATTTTCTCCGCGAAGCATCACTACAATTCCTTCTACAACATCATCATTTTCGTCTAAACCAACTTGTCCTAATCTTGGTTTTGCTGAGATCGAAACTTCGGCTACGTGTTTTACTAAAACGGGAGCTCCGCCTTTGGTTTCGATTAAAATATTGCCAATATCTTCAACTTTATTAACTAAGCCGACACCTCGCACAACGTAAGCCTGATCGCCACGCTGAATTACGTCTCCACCCACATTGATATTACTTTTTGAAACGGCTTCGTAAACATCTAAAGCCGAAAGGTTGTAGTTTTCTAACTGTGTTGGATTAATTTTGATTTCGAACATTTTTTCTTCACCACCAAAACTTACCACATCGGCAACTCCGGGAACGGCAACCAATTCTCTTTCAATAACCCAATCCTGAATGGCCTGAATTTCTTTTATAGGCAAATCACTTTTAATGACGTATCTGAATATCTCGCCCGTTGCTCCAGACGGCGGATCGATTTCTGCATCGGCTCCTTCAGGAAGATCAAGTCCGCCCATACGGTTTGAGGCGTATTGCTGTGCGTAAAAATCCTCAACGCCATCATCAAATAATACGGTTACAACCGATAATCCGAAAAGCGAAATAGAACGTACTTCTGCTTTTTTCGGAATCGTATTCATTTGTTTAGAAATAGGAAGTGTGATGAATTTCTCCACTTCTTCGGCACTTCTTCCCGGCCATTGCGTAATAATTCTTGCCCTTGTATTGGTTACATCGGGAAAGGCTTCAATTGGTGTGTGAATGTAACTCACGATACCGGCGACTAGTAATATGGCTGTCAGGAAAAAAACTATCAGGGAGTTTTTTAGCGAGAAAGCAACTAATCCTTGTACAAATTTTTTCATGTCTTGTATTGTATTTATCCGTTTTGGGGATAATTAGTTTTTTAATCTTTCGTGAATTAAAAGCTGATTTTTGGTAATCACCATTTCGCCTTCTTTAACACCGTCTTTAAAATAAACCCAGTCGTTGTTTTTAATTATCGGATTAATTTCTCTGGTTTCGATAGTGCAATCATCTTTATAAATTAAAATATGATCACGGTTGTTGTCAAAAATCACAGCTTTTGCAGGAACAGCTTCTAGCATATCTCCGCCTAAACTTTTATCAATAATAATATCGGCTGTCATTCCGGGTTTTAGTTTTAAGTTTTTGTTTTCCATTACAATTCGGGCTTTCAAAACATGTTCGTCGGCATCAAAAACTTTAGACATCATTTTTATTTTTCCTTTAAAAATTTCTCCTGGATACGCTGGAGTTGTAACATCAACAGGCATATTTTCCGAAACATTTTTTAAATTACTCGTATATACATTTACCAAAACCCAGATTTCTTTTAAGTCAGAAATTGTAAAAAGTGGTTCACTGCTGTCTGTAATCTGCATTCCAGGACTTATATTTTTGTCTACGATATAACCTTCAGTTGGTGCTTTAATTAGAAAAACAGATCTTTCGCTACTCGCGCTAAACATGGCCAGATTGGCTCTTACATTTTCAAGCGAAGACTTTAAAACATCGAGTTCGCTTTG from Flavobacterium sp. YJ01 carries:
- a CDS encoding efflux RND transporter periplasmic adaptor subunit, with translation MKKYIVLPILGLMLVYGCGKKEEVKETKEEKFCIDKDLKEKITIEPIQKRSVSESINLTGNITYNGDHVVPFNSLVEGIITKTTFSLGDYVRKGQILAEIKSTELNSMQSESKSLQSQITVAQRNLQAAKSMFEDGISSQKDLLQAQSELDVLKSSLENVRANLAMFSASSERSVFLIKAPTEGYIVDKNISPGMQITDSSEPLFTISDLKEIWVLVNVYTSNLKNVSENMPVDVTTPAYPGEIFKGKIKMMSKVFDADEHVLKARIVMENKNLKLKPGMTADIIIDKSLGGDMLEAVPAKAVIFDNNRDHILIYKDDCTIETREINPIIKNNDWVYFKDGVKEGEMVITKNQLLIHERLKN